A window of Candidatus Zixiibacteriota bacterium contains these coding sequences:
- a CDS encoding DUF4139 domain-containing protein, whose translation MSRLFLASLLILGLVAAALADDVAITVYNQNLALVKEGRTLDLQKGVNRLNMTDVAAFIDPTSVHFRLRSNDRVDLLEQNFQYDLVSADKVLQKYLGQTIDVVLKNGDVVSGTYLSSSSGYLVLQLNGGAVRLINQQEMLSVTAPKLPEGLIVVPTLQWLLSSDVAGKRDAEISYLTGNISWHAEYIALLDKDDKNLRLSGWVSLDNRSGKTYNDAKLKLVAGDINRVQQRPLAKGMDDRVMMAESAPGFEEKAFFEYHLYTLGRPTTIANNETKQVSLFDPASTPITKIYRYDAFQGGNDVKVLVTFKNSEAGGLGMPLPAGKVRLTKLDSDGSEEFLGEDQIDHKPRNEDVELRVGNAFDIVAETAVVDSRRISDRVREETTEIKLRNRKTEAVTINVRYNLWGDWQILETNFEAIKKNAQLIEFNVPAKADTETVLRFRVRFNG comes from the coding sequence ATGTCTCGGCTGTTTCTCGCATCTCTCTTAATTCTCGGCCTCGTCGCCGCGGCGCTGGCCGACGATGTCGCCATTACCGTCTATAATCAGAACCTGGCCTTGGTCAAAGAAGGCCGCACGCTCGATCTGCAGAAAGGCGTCAACCGCCTGAACATGACCGACGTCGCCGCCTTTATCGATCCGACCTCCGTCCATTTCCGCTTGCGCTCCAACGATCGCGTCGATCTGCTCGAACAGAATTTCCAGTATGACCTCGTCTCCGCCGACAAGGTCCTGCAGAAATATCTCGGCCAGACCATCGACGTCGTGCTCAAGAACGGCGACGTCGTCTCCGGTACCTACTTGTCGTCTTCCTCCGGCTACCTCGTGCTCCAGTTGAACGGCGGCGCCGTCCGCCTGATCAACCAGCAGGAGATGCTCTCGGTGACCGCTCCTAAATTGCCCGAGGGCCTCATCGTCGTCCCGACCTTACAGTGGCTGCTTTCCAGTGATGTCGCCGGCAAACGCGACGCCGAAATTAGCTACCTGACCGGAAATATCTCCTGGCACGCTGAGTACATCGCCCTCCTCGACAAGGATGACAAGAATCTCCGCCTCTCCGGCTGGGTCTCGCTCGACAATCGCTCCGGCAAAACCTACAACGACGCCAAACTCAAACTCGTCGCCGGCGATATCAACCGCGTCCAGCAACGGCCGCTGGCCAAGGGCATGGACGACCGCGTCATGATGGCGGAGTCCGCTCCCGGTTTCGAGGAGAAGGCTTTCTTTGAATATCACCTCTACACGCTCGGCCGCCCGACCACGATCGCCAACAACGAGACCAAGCAGGTCAGCCTGTTTGACCCGGCTTCAACGCCGATTACCAAGATCTATCGCTACGACGCTTTCCAGGGCGGCAACGACGTCAAGGTGCTCGTCACGTTCAAGAATAGCGAAGCCGGCGGCCTCGGTATGCCTCTGCCCGCCGGCAAGGTGCGCCTGACCAAGCTCGACAGCGACGGCTCTGAAGAATTCCTCGGTGAAGATCAGATCGATCACAAACCGCGTAACGAGGATGTTGAACTGCGCGTCGGCAACGCCTTCGACATCGTCGCCGAAACCGCCGTCGTTGACTCCCGCCGTATCAGCGACCGCGTCCGTGAAGAAACCACTGAAATCAAGCTGCGGAACCGCAAGACGGAAGCGGTCACAATCAACGTTCGCTATAATCTCTGGGGCGACTGGCAGATTCTCGAGACGAATTTCGAAGCCATCAAGAAGAATGCTCAGTTGATCGAATTCAACGTTCCCGCGAAAGCTGACACCGAAACCGTTCTGCGTTTTCGCGTCCGCTTTAACGGCTGA
- a CDS encoding tetratricopeptide repeat protein — protein MKRVLSISLIVVLLGGTSLWAQAKDVLPYDALVRSAKIYLGQKNKDFDKAEEMLRTAVANYPDPVEAHFYLGLIHAERARYADMMAEFKKFEEICARAAETGDKKLQKRCEKDKMQKQIQDTRMAELKRNFDQGVSQLRLADSLKDGLNTLTDPAAAAKDSSLLAQLLAKAKGIFSDCVIIDDTVAGIWTNLALVEERLGNPQEAVKHYERSYQLNPKDARMVYDLANVCFELKDYEKAARFYGEFGDLDEANAEAAYTNQAMCYQSLGDYDRLQAALDKILVRNPNNTDIRYQRGVLNVRNATSAAIRDSAAVLDSLLALRPNDKALKAAQDELMKHRQSFNEKAYEDFKFAAETTKNDPTYWYWYGNISFFLQKQNEALEAYKKCVEFDDANKDCWGQLAIIYARLGMRAEAEQAEAKAK, from the coding sequence ATGAAACGAGTCCTGTCCATAAGTTTGATCGTAGTCCTGTTGGGTGGTACCAGCCTCTGGGCTCAGGCCAAAGATGTGCTGCCGTACGATGCTCTCGTGCGCTCCGCCAAGATCTATCTCGGCCAGAAAAACAAGGATTTTGACAAGGCCGAAGAAATGCTCCGGACCGCTGTCGCCAATTACCCCGATCCGGTCGAGGCCCATTTCTATCTCGGCCTGATTCACGCCGAACGCGCCCGCTATGCCGATATGATGGCTGAATTCAAGAAATTCGAGGAAATCTGCGCCCGCGCCGCCGAAACCGGCGATAAGAAACTGCAGAAGCGCTGCGAAAAAGACAAAATGCAGAAGCAGATTCAGGATACCCGCATGGCCGAACTCAAGCGGAATTTCGATCAGGGCGTCAGCCAATTGCGCCTGGCCGACTCGCTCAAGGACGGCTTGAATACCTTGACCGACCCTGCCGCGGCGGCCAAAGACTCATCTTTGCTCGCACAGCTGCTGGCCAAAGCCAAGGGCATCTTCAGTGACTGCGTCATCATCGACGACACCGTCGCCGGCATCTGGACCAACCTCGCGCTCGTCGAGGAACGCCTCGGCAATCCGCAAGAGGCCGTCAAACATTACGAGCGCAGCTACCAGCTTAATCCCAAAGACGCCCGCATGGTTTACGATCTGGCCAACGTCTGCTTCGAACTTAAGGACTATGAGAAAGCGGCTCGTTTCTACGGCGAATTCGGCGATCTGGACGAAGCCAACGCCGAGGCCGCCTATACCAACCAGGCGATGTGCTACCAGTCGCTCGGCGACTACGATCGCCTGCAGGCCGCGCTCGACAAAATCCTCGTGCGCAATCCCAACAATACGGACATCCGCTATCAGCGCGGTGTCCTCAACGTTCGCAACGCCACCTCCGCCGCAATTCGCGACTCCGCCGCCGTTCTCGATAGCCTCCTGGCACTCCGTCCTAATGATAAGGCGCTTAAGGCCGCCCAGGATGAGCTGATGAAGCACCGTCAGAGCTTCAACGAGAAGGCCTATGAGGACTTCAAGTTCGCGGCCGAGACCACTAAGAACGACCCGACGTATTGGTACTGGTATGGCAACATCTCGTTCTTCCTGCAGAAGCAGAACGAGGCCCTGGAAGCCTACAAGAAGTGCGTCGAATTCGACGATGCCAACAAGGATTGCTGGGGGCAATTGGCGATCATCTA